The Salinicoccus sp. RF5 region CTGAAATGACTGAACTGCGCAAGCAGCTTCGTGAAGCAGGCGTCGAGTTCAAAGTCTACAAGAACACGATGACGCGCCGCGCAGCTGAAAAAGCTGAACTTGCTGAAATCAATGAGTTCCTCACTGGTCCAAACGCGCTTGCATTTTCAAACGAAGATGTAATCGCCCCAGCGAAGATCATCAACAATTTCGCGAAGGAACATGAAGCTTTGGAAATCAAAGCGGGCATCATCGAAGGAACGTTCACGCCGGCAGAAGATGTCAAGGCGATTGC contains the following coding sequences:
- the rplJ gene encoding 50S ribosomal protein L10; translated protein: MSNVIEAKKQHVDVISDQLKNSVSTVLVDYRGLSVSEMTELRKQLREAGVEFKVYKNTMTRRAAEKAELAEINEFLTGPNALAFSNEDVIAPAKIINNFAKEHEALEIKAGIIEGTFTPAEDVKAIAALPGKEGLVSMLLSVLQAPVRNFAYAVKAVGEEKENEEA